A single genomic interval of Oryza sativa Japonica Group chromosome 7, ASM3414082v1 harbors:
- the LOC136357411 gene encoding protein neprosin-like, which yields MCRCALNLQFDTKHTEIYTCLIIDSQEATYWTQGIHWRVAMYHTPRGWYFSTRAKIGIWGSPNQGRFQESGASILVTSNELEGLNALEAGFHVYPDLYKDNNVHFFTHWTKDTDRSTGCYNIKCGGFVPAEGAELTPGQAVAPASTYDGEDHYISISLHTDPNSGDWVLFRDDLEKPLFLGHFPKELCPKLNGGAPRMAWTGFVSYPKNEPSPAMGSGHFPLEGERKAA from the exons ATGTGCAGATGTGCTTTGAACCTACAGTTTGATACAAAGCACACAGAAATCTACACTTGCTTAATAATTGACTCTCAGGAAGCCACATATTGGACGCAAGGGATACATTGGAGG GTTGCTATGTATCACACACCAAGGGGCTGGTACTTTAGTACTCGAGCTAAAATAGGTATATGGGGATCACCCAACCAAGGACGCTTTCAAGAGTCTGGTGCATCCATATTAGTAACCAGCAATGAATTAGAGGGCCTCAATGCACTTGAAGCTGGATTTCAC GTCTATCCTGATTTGTATAAGGACAATAATGTCCATTTCTTTACCCACTGGACA AAGGATACCGACAGGTCCACTGGATGCTACAATATAAAATGCGGAGGGTTTGTGCCAGCAGAAGGAGCCGAACTTACGCCAGGGCAGGCGGTTGCTCCTGCATCAACTTACGATGGAGAGGATCATTACATCTCCATTAGCCTACATACG GATCCAAACTCAGGAGATTGGGTATTGTTCAGGGACGATCTGGAGAAGCCGTTATTTCTAGGCCATTTTCCAAAGGAGCTCTGCCCCAAGCTGAACGGCGGAGCGCCTCGGATGGCATGGACCGGGTTCGTGAGCTACCCGAAGAACGAACCGAGCCCTGCGATGGGCAGCGGCCATTTCCCCCTGGAAGGCGAGAGAAAAGCCGCCTAA
- the LOC107277878 gene encoding mitochondrial carrier protein CoAc1 — MAAREPVFAGTNDTMELSSDAAPSPANLSRTATAICSTPAFAREMVAGGVAGVVAKTAVAPLERVNLMRQVGAAPRGAGAVQMLREIGRGEGVAGLFRGNGANALRVFHTKALHFMAYERYKRFLLGAAPSLGDGPVVDLLAGSAAGGTAVLATYPLDLARTRLACAAAPPGAAAAGMSGVLRSAYREGGGVRGVYRGLCPSLARVLPMSGLNFCVYEALKAQIPREEEEHGARGWRRAAKVACGVAAGLVASTATYPLDVVRRQIQLGGGGGGTLQAFRAIVRAQGARQLYAGLGITYVKKVPSTAVGLVAYDYMKSLLMLPASGPKANGSK; from the coding sequence ATGGCGGCGCGCGAGCCCGTGTTCGCGGGCACCAACGACACCATGGAGCTGTCCAGCGACGCCGCCCCGTCCCCGGCCAATCTCTCGAGGACGGCCACGGCGATCTGCTCGACGCCGGCGTTCGCCAGGGAGATGGTCGCCGGTGGCGTCGCGGGCGTGGTGGCGAAGACGGCCGTGGCACCGCTCGAACGGGTGAACCTCATGAGGCAGGTCGGCGCGGCGCCgcggggcgccggcgccgtgcagATGCTGCGCGAGATCGGCCGCGGCGAGGGCGTCGCGGGGCTCTTCCGCGGCAACGGCGCCAACGCGCTCCGCGTGTTCCACACCAAGGCGCTCCACTTCATGGCGTACGAGCGGTACAAGCGGttcctcctcggcgccgccccctcgcTCGGCGACGGACCGGTGGTGGACCTCCTCGccgggtcggcggcgggcggcaccGCGGTGCTCGCCACCTACCCGCTCGACCTCGCGCGCACCAGgctcgcctgcgccgccgcgccgcccggcgccgcggcggcgggcatgTCCGGCGTGCTCCGGAGCGCGTacagggagggcggcggcgtgcgcggggTGTACCGCGGCCTGTGCCCGTCGCTGGCGCGCGTGCTCCCGATGTCGGGCCTCAACTTCTGCGTGTACGAGGCGCTCAAGGCGCAGATCccccgcgaggaggaggagcacgggGCGCGCGGCTGGCGCCGGGCGGCGAAGGTGGCgtgcggcgtggcggcggggtTGGTGGCGAGCACGGCGACGTACCCGCTCGACGTGGTGCGGCGGCAGATAcagctgggcggcggcggcggcggcacgctgcAGGCATTCCGCGCCATCGTGCGGGCGCAGGGCGCGCGGCAGCTGTACGCCGGCCTCGGGATCACGTACGTCAAGAAGGTGCCGTCGACGGCCGTCGGGCTGGTGGCCTACGACTACATGAAGTCGCTGCTCATGTTGCCGGCGAGTGGTCCCAAGGCCAATGGTAGTAAGTAG